From a region of the Pseudoxanthomonas sp. X-1 genome:
- a CDS encoding zf-HC2 domain-containing protein — translation MNFDDATLMAYLDGELDAQEAAQVDAALARDPELAARIARQRRLDARLRTAHAAAVEEAAPDALVRLVLGDAAPDASAEPTTPAAGNVVAFPPRRRARTLWTHLGALAAGVVLAVVALPWLRGAGDADWVQGADGLQARGALAAALDDQLSADHVGKVRIALSFRDQDGQYCRAFRVASARTAGLACRGAQGWSLPVLARDAEHAQGELRQAASPLPPAVLDAVDARIDGDALDAGGEQAARKAGWR, via the coding sequence ATGAACTTCGACGACGCCACCCTGATGGCCTACCTGGACGGCGAGCTGGACGCGCAGGAGGCCGCGCAGGTCGACGCGGCGCTGGCGCGCGACCCCGAGCTGGCCGCGCGCATCGCGCGCCAGCGGCGCCTGGACGCGCGCCTGCGCACCGCGCACGCGGCGGCGGTCGAGGAAGCGGCGCCCGACGCGCTGGTGCGTCTGGTGCTGGGCGATGCGGCGCCCGATGCGTCGGCCGAGCCGACGACTCCAGCGGCGGGCAACGTGGTGGCGTTCCCGCCGCGCAGGCGGGCGCGCACGCTGTGGACGCATCTGGGCGCACTGGCCGCCGGCGTCGTGCTGGCGGTGGTCGCGCTGCCCTGGCTGCGCGGTGCCGGTGATGCGGATTGGGTCCAGGGCGCCGACGGCCTGCAGGCGCGGGGCGCGCTGGCCGCCGCGCTGGATGATCAGCTCTCCGCCGACCACGTGGGCAAGGTTCGGATCGCCTTGAGCTTCCGCGACCAGGACGGACAGTACTGCCGCGCCTTCCGCGTCGCGTCGGCCAGGACCGCGGGCCTGGCCTGCCGCGGCGCCCAGGGCTGGTCGCTGCCGGTGCTGGCGCGCGACGCCGAGCACGCGCAGGGCGAACTGAGGCAGGCGGCCTCGCCGCTGCCGCCGGCGGTGCTCGACGCGGTGGATGCACGGATCGACGGCGATGCGCTGGATGCCGGTGGCGAGCAAGCTGCGCGCAAGGCGGGCTGGCGCTGA
- the ispE gene encoding 4-(cytidine 5'-diphospho)-2-C-methyl-D-erythritol kinase — MSQATAAGDWSWWPAPAKLNLCLRITGRRPDGYHELQSAFRLLDWGDTVGIRLRQDGVIARVGDSVPGVAEADDLLIRAAKLLQTRANVALGADIRVEKRIPAGGGFGGGSSDAATVLRVLDHLWGTALGEDALAALGLTLGADVPIFVRGRNAWAEGVGERLTPIALPPAWYVLVDPGLHVATPVLFASPDLTRHAAPVKIADFLSGSVPDNVFEPVLRRREPAIEAVFATLSRIGTPRLTGTGSGCFVEFASLQAAQAGLALLPSELRGWVVAGAARSPLLDALDGSARKD, encoded by the coding sequence ATGAGCCAGGCGACTGCGGCCGGCGACTGGTCCTGGTGGCCGGCGCCGGCCAAGCTGAACCTGTGTCTGCGCATCACCGGCCGGCGCCCGGACGGCTACCACGAGCTGCAGAGCGCCTTCCGGCTGCTGGACTGGGGCGACACGGTCGGCATCCGGCTGCGGCAGGACGGGGTGATCGCCCGCGTCGGCGACTCGGTGCCGGGCGTGGCGGAGGCCGACGACCTGCTGATCCGCGCCGCTAAGTTGCTGCAAACGCGCGCCAACGTCGCTCTTGGTGCGGATATCCGCGTCGAAAAGCGCATCCCGGCAGGCGGTGGCTTCGGCGGCGGTTCGTCCGATGCCGCCACCGTCCTGCGCGTGCTGGACCACCTGTGGGGCACGGCGCTGGGCGAGGACGCGCTGGCCGCGCTGGGCCTGACGCTGGGCGCGGACGTGCCGATCTTCGTGCGCGGGCGCAACGCCTGGGCCGAGGGCGTCGGCGAGCGCCTGACCCCCATCGCGCTGCCGCCGGCCTGGTACGTGCTGGTCGACCCCGGCCTGCACGTGGCCACGCCGGTCCTGTTCGCCTCCCCGGATTTGACGCGCCATGCCGCACCCGTGAAAATAGCGGACTTCCTTTCCGGATCCGTGCCCGACAACGTGTTCGAGCCGGTGCTGCGTCGTCGCGAACCTGCCATCGAGGCGGTGTTCGCCACGCTCTCGCGCATCGGGACGCCACGACTGACGGGGACGGGCAGCGGCTGTTTCGTGGAGTTCGCAAGCCTTCAGGCCGCCCAGGCCGGACTGGCCTTGCTGCCGAGCGAACTGCGCGGCTGGGTGGTGGCCGGGGCGGCGCGTTCGCCCCTGCTGGACGCCCTGGACGGGAGCGCACGCAAGGACTGA
- the prfA gene encoding peptide chain release factor 1, which yields MTPTLRRKLEALAERREELERLLADPSVVADTTRFRDLSREFAQLAPLASALDAEARAKADLVAAEALRADPEMRELAEEEIATAQARLAELEDELLALLVPRDPRDEGNLFLEVRAGTGGDEAAIFAGDLFRMYARYAERQGWKVEVESDSPGEHGGYKEVVARIVGRGAYSRLKFESGTHRVQRVPATESQGRIHTSAATVAIIPEADEVEEIVINPADLKVDTFRSSGAGGQHVNKTDSAIRITHVPTGVVVECQTERSQHANRDKAMKRLKAQLLDAERSRQAAAEAQTRKLQVGSGDRSQRIRTYNFPQGRITDHRVEGLTLYDLPNIIEGSLDELIGRLAHEHQADELARLAEG from the coding sequence ATGACGCCGACCCTGCGCCGTAAGCTGGAGGCGCTGGCCGAGCGTCGCGAAGAACTCGAACGCCTGCTCGCGGACCCGTCCGTCGTCGCCGACACCACGCGCTTCCGCGACCTCTCGCGCGAGTTCGCCCAGCTGGCGCCGCTGGCCAGCGCGCTGGACGCCGAGGCCCGCGCCAAGGCCGACCTGGTCGCCGCCGAGGCGCTGCGCGCCGACCCGGAGATGCGCGAGCTGGCCGAGGAGGAAATCGCCACCGCCCAGGCACGCCTGGCCGAGCTGGAGGACGAACTGCTGGCCCTGCTGGTCCCGCGCGATCCGCGCGACGAGGGCAACCTGTTCCTGGAGGTGCGCGCCGGCACCGGCGGCGATGAGGCAGCGATCTTCGCCGGCGACCTGTTCCGCATGTACGCGCGCTACGCCGAGCGCCAGGGCTGGAAGGTGGAAGTGGAATCCGACAGCCCCGGCGAGCACGGCGGCTACAAGGAGGTGGTGGCGCGCATCGTCGGCCGCGGCGCGTACTCCCGGCTGAAGTTCGAATCGGGCACCCATCGCGTGCAGCGCGTGCCGGCGACCGAATCGCAGGGCCGCATCCATACCTCCGCGGCGACGGTGGCGATCATCCCCGAGGCCGACGAGGTCGAGGAGATCGTGATCAACCCGGCCGACCTGAAGGTGGACACCTTCCGCTCCTCCGGCGCCGGCGGCCAGCACGTCAACAAGACCGATTCGGCGATCCGCATCACCCACGTGCCGACCGGCGTAGTGGTCGAGTGCCAGACCGAGCGCAGCCAGCACGCCAACCGCGACAAGGCGATGAAGCGGCTCAAGGCCCAGCTGCTGGACGCCGAACGCAGCCGGCAGGCCGCGGCCGAGGCGCAGACGCGCAAGCTGCAGGTCGGCAGCGGCGACCGCAGCCAGCGCATCCGCACCTACAACTTTCCGCAGGGCCGCATCACCGACCACCGCGTCGAGGGCCTGACCCTGTACGACCTGCCCAACATCATCGAAGGCAGCCTGGACGAACTGATCGGCCGGCTGGCGCACGAGCATCAGGCAGACGAGCTGGCGCGGTTGGCCGAGGGCTGA
- a CDS encoding 50S ribosomal protein L25/general stress protein Ctc, which produces MATTHEIKVERREDGGKGASRRLRHAGSVPAIVYGGDLKPVSIQLSHNDVWLASQHDWFYSSILSLSLNGDVQKVLLRDMQRHPYKQQIMHLDFQRVNDKESIRTAVPLHFLGQDTSPAGKAADVVVAHELNEVVVECLPGDLPEFIELDLSNLAVGDVIHLSQLKLPKGVELPELKLGAEHDVAVVTAKYVKVEDESAEGEASADVPAAKVADDSEAKDAE; this is translated from the coding sequence ATGGCAACGACACATGAAATCAAGGTGGAGCGCCGCGAGGACGGGGGGAAGGGTGCGAGCCGCCGCCTGCGTCACGCCGGTAGCGTCCCCGCCATCGTCTACGGTGGCGACCTCAAGCCGGTCAGCATCCAGCTGAGCCACAACGACGTCTGGCTGGCCAGCCAGCACGACTGGTTCTACTCCTCGATCCTCTCGCTGAGCCTCAACGGCGACGTGCAGAAGGTGCTGCTGCGTGACATGCAGCGCCATCCGTACAAGCAGCAGATCATGCACCTGGACTTCCAGCGCGTGAACGACAAGGAGTCCATCCGCACCGCCGTGCCGCTGCACTTCCTGGGCCAGGACACCTCGCCGGCCGGCAAGGCCGCCGACGTCGTGGTCGCCCACGAGCTCAACGAAGTCGTGGTCGAGTGCCTGCCGGGCGACCTGCCCGAGTTCATCGAGCTGGACCTGTCCAACCTGGCCGTCGGCGACGTGATCCACCTCTCGCAGCTCAAGCTGCCCAAGGGCGTGGAACTGCCGGAGCTGAAGCTGGGCGCCGAGCACGACGTGGCCGTGGTCACCGCCAAGTACGTCAAGGTCGAGGACGAGTCCGCCGAGGGCGAGGCGTCGGCCGACGTGCCGGCCGCCAAGGTCGCCGACGACAGCGAAGCCAAGGACGCCGAGTAA
- the lolB gene encoding lipoprotein insertase outer membrane protein LolB, which yields MSFRILSIAALCGALLLAGCAAGPGARGPAPAPVDAGIAAEAQAAREAWLATHRDWSMTGRVAIRRADKGGSGRIDWTQRGDAFDVSLAAPVTRQTWRLVGSAGQVRLEGVDGGPRQGADADQLLLETTGWEIPVQALAYWIRGQAAPTLAPAQLAYGTDGQLSQLRQGGWTIDFTAWQPPAADGTPALPARIEAQRGDARVRLIVDTWQAAGPTP from the coding sequence ATGAGCTTTCGCATCCTGTCCATCGCCGCGCTGTGCGGCGCCCTGCTGCTGGCCGGCTGCGCCGCCGGCCCTGGCGCGCGTGGGCCGGCGCCGGCGCCCGTCGACGCGGGCATCGCGGCCGAGGCCCAGGCCGCGCGCGAGGCCTGGTTGGCCACGCACCGCGACTGGTCGATGACCGGGCGGGTGGCGATCCGCCGCGCTGACAAGGGCGGCAGCGGCCGCATCGACTGGACCCAGCGCGGCGACGCGTTCGACGTGTCGCTCGCTGCTCCGGTCACGCGCCAGACCTGGCGCCTGGTCGGCAGCGCCGGGCAGGTACGGCTGGAGGGCGTCGACGGCGGCCCGCGCCAGGGCGCCGATGCCGACCAGCTGCTGCTGGAGACCACCGGCTGGGAGATTCCGGTACAGGCGCTGGCCTACTGGATCCGCGGCCAGGCCGCGCCGACGCTGGCGCCGGCCCAGCTCGCCTATGGCACCGACGGCCAGCTGTCGCAGCTGCGGCAAGGCGGCTGGACCATCGACTTCACCGCCTGGCAGCCGCCGGCGGCGGACGGCACGCCAGCGCTGCCGGCGCGGATCGAGGCCCAGCGCGGCGACGCGCGCGTGCGCCTGATCGTCGACACCTGGCAGGCGGCAGGCCCCACGCCATGA
- a CDS encoding ribose-phosphate diphosphokinase has protein sequence MQDDRSLLVFSGNANKPLAHSICRELGVRPGKAMVSRFSDGEVQVEIEENVRRQEVFVIQPTCAPSAENLMELLVIIDALKRASAASVTAVVPYFGYSRQDRRLRSSRVPITAKVAAKMFSAVNADRVLTVDLHADQIQGFFDIPVDNVYASPLLLADIWRAYGTDKMMVVSPDVGGVVRARAVAKRLDDAELAIIDKRRPRANVSTVMNIIGDVEGKECVMVDDIVDTAGTLCAAAAALKDRGATKVAAYCTHPVLSGPAVDNLDKSVLDELVVTDTIPLSDAAKGCSKIRQLSVASMLAETIRRIAFGESVSSLYVD, from the coding sequence ATGCAAGACGATCGCAGCCTGCTGGTCTTTTCCGGCAACGCCAACAAGCCGCTGGCCCACAGCATCTGCCGCGAACTGGGCGTGCGTCCGGGCAAGGCGATGGTCTCGCGCTTCTCCGACGGCGAGGTGCAGGTGGAGATCGAGGAGAACGTGCGCCGGCAGGAGGTGTTCGTGATCCAGCCGACCTGCGCGCCCAGCGCCGAGAACCTGATGGAGCTGCTGGTGATCATCGACGCGCTCAAGCGCGCCAGCGCCGCCAGCGTCACCGCGGTGGTGCCGTACTTCGGCTACTCGCGCCAGGATCGCCGCCTGCGCTCCTCGCGCGTGCCGATCACCGCCAAGGTCGCCGCCAAGATGTTCAGCGCGGTCAATGCCGACCGCGTGCTGACCGTGGACCTGCACGCCGACCAGATCCAGGGCTTCTTCGACATCCCGGTGGACAACGTCTACGCCTCGCCGCTGCTGCTGGCCGACATCTGGCGCGCCTACGGCACCGACAAGATGATGGTGGTCTCGCCGGACGTGGGTGGCGTGGTCCGCGCCCGCGCGGTGGCCAAGCGCCTGGACGACGCGGAGCTGGCGATCATCGACAAGCGCCGTCCGCGCGCCAACGTGTCCACGGTGATGAACATCATCGGCGACGTCGAGGGCAAGGAGTGCGTGATGGTCGACGACATCGTCGACACCGCCGGCACCCTGTGCGCCGCCGCGGCCGCGCTGAAGGACCGGGGCGCAACCAAGGTCGCCGCCTACTGCACCCATCCGGTGCTGTCCGGCCCGGCCGTGGACAACCTCGACAAGTCGGTGCTGGACGAGCTGGTGGTCACCGACACCATCCCGCTGTCGGATGCGGCCAAGGGCTGCAGCAAGATCCGCCAGCTGTCGGTGGCCAGCATGCTGGCCGAGACCATCCGCCGCATCGCCTTCGGCGAATCGGTCAGCTCGCTGTACGTGGATTGA
- the hemA gene encoding glutamyl-tRNA reductase codes for MTLWVLGLNHQTAPVTLRERVAFAGEALPAALDALRALPQVSEAALLSTCNRTELYAVADDATPLVQWLAAHGEGLDTYLYRHRDADAVRHLFRVATGLDSMVLGEPQILGQVKDAWALAREHHALGNGLDRLFQQAFAVAKRARTDTRVGANPVSVASTAVRLAQNSFARLSDSTVLLVGAGETIELAARHLSEGKVRRLLIANRTLAHAQALASQHGGYALPLDELDRHLAEADVVFSATAAREPVINRAQVAQALTRRRHKPMMLFDLAVPRDIEASVADLADAYLYTVDDLERAVEENRRSRRQAADEAEAIIDLQVARFVETLQAAPRQEPLKRLRAYGETTRRDALEKAQAQLANGRDPAQVLEQLAHTLTNRLLHPPTAALREAALRGDTELTRAAERLFPAKAPYSHATLPDDADPAP; via the coding sequence ATGACGTTGTGGGTCCTTGGACTGAATCACCAGACCGCGCCGGTCACCCTGCGCGAACGGGTGGCCTTTGCCGGCGAGGCGCTGCCGGCGGCGCTGGACGCGCTGCGTGCCCTGCCGCAGGTCAGCGAGGCCGCGCTGCTGTCCACCTGCAACCGGACCGAGCTTTACGCCGTAGCCGACGACGCGACGCCGCTGGTGCAGTGGCTGGCCGCGCACGGCGAGGGGCTGGACACCTATCTGTACCGCCACCGCGACGCCGACGCCGTGCGCCACCTGTTCCGCGTGGCCACCGGGCTGGATTCCATGGTGCTGGGCGAGCCGCAGATCCTGGGCCAGGTGAAGGACGCCTGGGCGCTGGCGCGCGAGCATCACGCGCTGGGCAACGGCCTGGACCGGCTGTTCCAGCAGGCCTTCGCCGTGGCCAAGCGCGCGCGCACCGACACCCGGGTCGGCGCCAACCCGGTATCGGTGGCCTCCACCGCGGTGCGGCTGGCGCAAAACTCCTTCGCCCGCCTGAGCGACTCGACGGTGCTGCTGGTCGGCGCCGGCGAGACCATCGAGCTGGCCGCCCGGCATCTGAGCGAGGGCAAGGTACGGCGTCTGCTGATCGCCAACCGCACCCTGGCCCATGCCCAGGCGCTGGCCAGCCAGCACGGCGGCTATGCCCTGCCCCTGGACGAACTGGACCGGCACCTGGCCGAGGCCGACGTGGTGTTCTCCGCGACCGCCGCGCGCGAGCCGGTGATCAACCGCGCGCAGGTCGCCCAGGCGCTGACGCGGCGCCGGCACAAGCCGATGATGCTGTTCGACCTGGCCGTGCCGCGCGACATCGAGGCCAGCGTGGCCGACCTGGCCGACGCCTATCTCTATACGGTCGACGACCTGGAGCGCGCGGTCGAGGAAAACCGCCGCAGCCGCCGCCAGGCCGCCGACGAGGCCGAGGCCATCATCGACCTGCAGGTGGCGCGCTTCGTCGAGACCCTGCAGGCCGCCCCGCGTCAGGAACCGCTCAAGCGCCTGCGCGCCTACGGCGAGACCACCCGCCGCGACGCGCTGGAGAAGGCCCAGGCGCAGCTGGCCAACGGCCGCGATCCGGCCCAGGTGCTGGAGCAGCTGGCCCACACCCTGACCAATCGCCTGCTGCACCCGCCGACCGCCGCCCTGCGCGAAGCGGCGCTGCGCGGCGACACCGAACTCACCCGCGCCGCCGAACGGCTGTTCCCGGCCAAGGCCCCCTACTCCCACGCCACGTTGCCCGATGACGCCGACCCTGCGCCGTAA
- the pth gene encoding aminoacyl-tRNA hydrolase has product MEGVRLIVGLGNPGPEHLRTRHNAGFRFVDTLAMQLGARFAVDAKLFGETAQVTVGGQTVRLLKPATYMNLSGKAVVAALRFWKLEPEQALLVHDELDLPPGVARLKFDGGHGGQNGLRDTIRLLGHARFGRLRIGIGHPGHKDKVTGWVLGRPGADDEILIGRAIDDALDVLPLAVAGDFNEAMKRLHTQGK; this is encoded by the coding sequence ATGGAAGGCGTGCGTCTCATCGTCGGGCTGGGCAATCCCGGACCCGAACACCTGCGGACCCGGCACAACGCCGGGTTCCGTTTTGTCGACACCCTCGCGATGCAGCTGGGCGCGCGCTTCGCCGTGGACGCCAAGCTGTTCGGCGAGACGGCCCAGGTCACCGTGGGCGGGCAGACGGTGCGCCTGCTCAAGCCGGCCACCTACATGAATCTATCGGGCAAGGCGGTGGTGGCGGCCCTGCGCTTCTGGAAGCTCGAGCCCGAGCAGGCGCTGCTGGTCCACGACGAACTGGACCTGCCGCCCGGCGTCGCACGCCTGAAGTTCGACGGCGGCCACGGCGGGCAGAACGGCCTGCGCGACACCATCAGGCTGCTGGGCCATGCGCGCTTCGGCCGTTTGCGCATCGGCATCGGCCATCCCGGCCACAAGGACAAGGTCACCGGCTGGGTGCTGGGCCGACCGGGCGCGGACGACGAAATCCTGATCGGCCGTGCGATCGACGACGCGCTGGACGTGCTGCCGCTGGCGGTGGCCGGCGATTTCAACGAGGCGATGAAGCGGTTGCATACGCAGGGCAAGTAG
- a CDS encoding tetratricopeptide repeat protein, producing the protein MPAKMRFVPPLLLFVAGFASSAAVLAKESVPPGGTTGALLEPVMAGEFALQAGKLPEAARWYLQAAQAGHDVGLAELATRIALLANDDARAAQALALWQQRAPSSLAMRAAQATVSLRAGREREARRQLESLLRDKDPQGWRYALTVLGSGGRDPALAGRLLGQLLDDKALPNELTAWLAFGGLAQSLDQPALAERIVGEVVKRFPVNPRVALLHASQLRQAGKFDQARQVLVDLQGQANLDPSVRLGVAAEYDSLGSPGLAAAALAKGPQDTRSFGLRASLLAKAQDDAGLAALYDEAKASASEAQDPAQRLLLGQIAEYLKRPQDALGWYEGVDAGEHAIEARLRAIGTLDQLGRTDEAFARVHAMQADAAIDESARRDAYLLEAELRQKHDDDAGELDALARGLAAYPDDNNLLYARGLAWERRDRIDRAEADLRRVLVTDPTNTAALNALGYTLADRTDRYKEALELIDRARAAAPDEAAIIDSYGWVLYRLGRKDEALVQLRRAYTLMKDPEIAAHLGQLLWEKGQHEEARKLFDEARKLDPDNRSLQRALEKTGA; encoded by the coding sequence ATGCCCGCAAAGATGCGTTTCGTCCCGCCGTTGCTGCTGTTCGTTGCCGGATTCGCATCCTCCGCCGCGGTGCTCGCCAAGGAGTCCGTCCCGCCAGGCGGGACGACCGGCGCGCTGCTCGAGCCGGTCATGGCCGGCGAGTTCGCCCTGCAGGCCGGCAAGCTGCCCGAGGCCGCGCGCTGGTACCTGCAGGCCGCCCAGGCCGGCCACGACGTCGGCCTGGCCGAACTGGCCACCCGTATCGCCCTGCTGGCCAACGACGACGCGCGTGCCGCGCAGGCGCTGGCGCTGTGGCAGCAGCGCGCGCCCAGTTCGCTGGCCATGCGCGCGGCCCAGGCCACCGTGTCGCTGCGCGCCGGGCGCGAACGCGAGGCCCGGCGCCAGCTCGAATCGCTGCTGCGCGACAAGGATCCGCAGGGCTGGCGCTATGCCCTGACCGTGCTGGGCAGCGGCGGGCGCGATCCGGCCCTGGCCGGGCGCCTGCTCGGCCAGCTGCTGGACGACAAGGCGCTGCCCAACGAACTCACCGCCTGGCTGGCCTTCGGCGGCCTGGCCCAGTCGCTGGACCAGCCGGCGCTGGCCGAACGCATCGTCGGCGAGGTGGTCAAGCGCTTCCCGGTCAATCCGCGGGTGGCCCTGCTGCATGCCAGCCAGCTGCGCCAGGCCGGCAAGTTCGACCAGGCCCGCCAGGTGCTGGTCGACCTGCAGGGCCAGGCCAACCTGGACCCGTCGGTGCGCCTGGGCGTGGCCGCCGAGTACGACAGCCTGGGTTCGCCCGGGCTGGCCGCCGCCGCGCTGGCCAAGGGGCCGCAGGACACCCGCAGCTTCGGTCTGCGCGCCTCGCTGCTGGCCAAGGCCCAGGACGATGCCGGCCTGGCCGCGCTCTACGACGAGGCCAAGGCCTCGGCCAGCGAGGCCCAGGATCCGGCCCAGCGCCTGCTGCTGGGCCAGATCGCCGAGTACCTCAAGCGCCCGCAGGACGCGCTGGGCTGGTATGAGGGCGTCGACGCCGGCGAGCACGCGATCGAGGCGCGCCTGCGCGCGATCGGCACGCTCGACCAGCTCGGTCGCACCGACGAGGCCTTCGCCCGCGTCCATGCGATGCAGGCCGACGCGGCCATCGATGAATCCGCCCGCCGCGACGCCTACCTGCTGGAGGCCGAGCTGCGCCAGAAGCACGACGACGATGCCGGCGAACTGGACGCCCTGGCCCGTGGCCTGGCCGCCTATCCCGACGACAACAACCTGCTCTATGCGCGTGGCTTGGCCTGGGAGCGGCGCGACCGCATCGACCGCGCCGAGGCGGACCTGCGCCGCGTGCTGGTCACCGACCCGACCAACACCGCCGCGCTCAACGCGCTGGGCTACACCCTGGCCGACCGTACCGACCGCTACAAGGAAGCGCTGGAACTGATCGACCGCGCCCGCGCCGCGGCGCCGGATGAGGCGGCGATCATCGACAGCTACGGCTGGGTGCTCTATCGCCTGGGCCGCAAGGACGAGGCGCTGGTGCAGCTGCGCCGCGCCTACACGCTGATGAAGGATCCCGAGATCGCCGCCCACCTGGGCCAGCTGCTGTGGGAGAAGGGCCAGCACGAGGAGGCGCGCAAGCTGTTCGACGAGGCGCGCAAGCTGGATCCGGACAACCGCTCGCTGCAGCGCGCGCTGGAGAAGACCGGCGCATGA